GCGAGCGGGCAAGGCGTGGAGGGGTTCAAGGGGAGGAAACGCCTTGCCCGCGAGCCAAAAACAAAGGCCCGCCGCCCGCGCGTCAGCGCGGAGCCGAGCAGAACATTTTGCTTTTCCTTAATTGAAAAATTTTTTGCGAGTGCCCTCTAAAAAATGTAAAGCAAAATGTTCTGCGAGGCAGGCCGCCGCTTTGCGGCGGCTGGCGGCGGGGCGATTCGGTCTGGTTTTTGTCAAAGATTTTTGCTAAAGTGAGTTCGAGCTTGGTTGTATAAATACACCACTCTTAAAATATAGGGTTGTAAAAATATGAGCTTGATTAAAATTTTTATAACGGCAATTGTTGTTAATTTAGTTTTCGTCGGTGGACTTTTATTCGCCGTTCATGACATTAGCCAAGCTTCAACATCAACCAATAAGATAACACCAAAAAAAGTATACTTTTCAGAAACCGAATGCGTTCAGGCAACGAATAAGTCTTGTCAATTTCGAACGTGCGATTATGTACCCGATAGCAAAACGTTTGAAGAAGTCTGCGGCGCCGACTTCAAAAAAGGCTGGGTGCCAATCCAATAGTAATCAAAAACAACCTGCCAGTTACGGTTGTTTTTTTGCGCCTAAAAAGCTAAGATACAGGTACTATGATTGAGTCTGAACAAAATCGAATTATCGACCCGGCCGAGCAGCAGCCCGATGCGGCATTTGATGTCAGTTTGCGCCCTAAAAATTTAAGTGAATTTATCGGGCAGCAAAAAATAAAAGACAACTTACAGATTTTTATGGACGCTGCCAAAGGCCGGCGCGAACCCATTGAACACGTCTTGCTCTACGGCCCACCGGGATTGGGAAAAACCACCCTCGCCCATATCATCGCCAATGAAATGGGGGTTAATATTCGTGTTACTTCCGGACCTGCCCTGGAACGCAGCGGCGACCTAGCAGCCATTTTAACCAATCTTGAGAATGGTGATATTTTATTTATTGACGAAATTCATCGCATGAATAAAATTATTGAAGAAATTTTATACCCGGCGATGGAAGACTTTGCACTCGACATTGTCATTGGCAAAGGGCCGTCGGCCCGAACCTTACGGCTTGACCTACCCCGCTTTTCCATCATCGGTGCTACCACTAAGATCAGCCTATTATCCAGTCCCCTACGTGACCGTTTCGGCAACATCTACCACCTCAACTTCTACGAAGATGAAGAGATTACTCAAATCGTCGGTCGTAGTTCAAGCATTCTTGACGTCAAATTAGACCAGCCCGCCGCTCGCGAAATCGCTTCCCGGGCGCGCAAGACTCCCCGGATTGCCAACCGACTACTAAAGCGCATCCGCGATTTTGCCCAAGTAAAACATAACGGCCTTATTAATCAAGATATTACCAAACAGGCGCTAACAATGCTTGATATTGATGAGTTCGGCCTGGATGAAGTTGACCGAAAAATTTTAGAGGTTATTATTACCAAATTTGATGGCGGCCCCGTCGGGCTTAATACCATTGCGGCGGCAACTGGCGAAGAAATGAGTACGATTGAAGATGTCTATGAGCCATTTTTGATTCAAACCGGGTTTCTGAAACGCACACCCAAGGGCCGAATGGCAACCGAACTCGCCTATCGCCACCTTGGACTTGACGATACTAAAAACCGACACAAGCTGCTATAATTAAATTATGGAGATTTCACTTTCACTATTCTATTTCATCTACCTAATCTTTGTTGTCATCTTTTTATTTTTCACATTTGCTAACGTTTATCACCTCCTGCGCTTTGGTTTTCTCAGCGTTAGTAATCTGGTACTGGTGGCATTTTATATTCTAGGATCAGTTGCAATTCTCGCCATCTCATGGGGCTATATCGGTCAAATTGACTGGACTCAAATGATTCCCATTATGACTCAGGTACAAGTATCATTATGATCAAATTTTTTATTCCTCACCGCAAAGACGGCGAAAAAATTATTTTTTTCCTGCGACGCCACCCATTTACGATTGCCATTAAAATCGTCTTTTGGGCGATTGTCGCTATAATGCCATTAGCATTTCATCTTATCCTGGAAGACACCGTATCGTCGTTATTAACCAACCAGTATATCGCGCCGATTATTATTTTGTTCTTGAGCCTCTACTACCTCTACGTCTGGCTATTCATGTTCCATAGTTTTGTCGACTACTACCTGGATGTTTGGATTGTTACTAATCACCGAGTTATTAATATTGAACAAAAAGGATTATTTTCTCGGACTGTCTCCGAACAAAAAATGTACCGCATCCAGGACGTGACTTCGGAACTTAAAGGATTGTTTGGAACATTCCTGGATTTTGGAACGGTCTATATTCAAACCGCCGGTGAACAAGCCAGGTTTATCTTTAAACAAATTCCCCAACCACAAGAAGTGGCCCGAAAAATTAACCAGCTAGTTGAAGAAAACAAAAAATATCACGAGCTAGAGATACAAAAAAACGGCCGTGAGGCCGACTAACCAACGCTTAATAAAAATATGGCAAACATCGTGCCATATTTTTGTTTTTGTTTTGGTTGTACGCTCGAAAAGAACAAATATATGATCGCCAATGATTTAAAGTATCGCCGGACCGGCGAACACGACTGGCGTTATTTGTATTAAAATCGAAAATAACCCTGGCTAAGCTTTTCACTTACAAGCTGCCCCGGCAAATACGCTGCTGACTGTTCAATCAAAGGAGCCGCCTCAACAGTTGACTGGTTACTCAGCAAATTAGTCGACAAACGCAGCAGCAAACCAACTGCTATAACAATAAAAAAAGCACTGATTAAACTCACCAGGAGCTGGCGCGAAATCAGGCTTTGAGGCAGGGCTTTATTATACTGCACCATCCCAAACAGAGACAGCACATCATGACCGGATTGAATTTTTGACATACAATTTGCTTTTTATTTTTGTTTTTTGGCTTGAACCGGAAAATGCGGTTCAAAAAAGAGAGTCTGTCTTGAGCTCTCTAAAATCAGTATAGCACATCTAAAAAATTTTGTCAATAAAAACCCATAAAACTTTGTATATTTACCAAAATTAAGATATTATCTTAATATGAGCGAAGTCCAAAAAATTGCCCATAACACGATTATTCAACTAATCGGCAAGGCGCTAACAATCGGTTTAGCGCTGATTATTTTTGGTTTCATCGCCCGCTATTTAGGGCAAGGCGGTTTTGGTCACTACTCAACCATCTACGCCTATATGGCAATCTTCGGTATCCTGGTGGACCTCGGGCTGCAGATGACTACTACTAAAATGATTTCCGATCCGGCCGAAAATGAAAATACAATCATTAATAACGCGCTGGCAATCCGATTTATCAGCTCGTTTCTGTTTTTAACGCTCGCGGCGTTTATTGCCGTGCTCATGCCGTATGGAACGATTGTTAAACTGGGCATCATTATTGCCGTTGCCGGTTTTACTGCTTCGGCCCTCACCACGGTTTTAACAAGTCACTTCCAAAAAAACCTTACCACCCATCAAATGGTTATTGCCGAACTAGCCGGTAAAACCGCTACGCTGACGTTAGTCATAATGGCAATCAAACTCAATGTTGGGTTACTGGGCGTAGTCAGCGCCACCATGCTTGACAGTGTCATCGTCTGTGCTGCTGCCTGGGGCTTTGCCAACAAAACACTCCGGCTTCGTTTAGCCTTTGACCCTGAAGTCTGGCAAAAAATTTTTTCAGCCACTTGGCCAATTGGCATAACTATTGCGTTAAACCTGATCTATTTCAAGGGAGACATTTTTATTATGTCGCTGATTAAAACCCCAAACGATGTCGGGCTGTATGCTGCTCCCTACCGGGTGCTGGAAGTATTAATCAACTTTGTGTATCTAATTCTCGGCCTACTTTTGCCGCTTTTAGCGGCCGCTTGGGCAGTCAAAGACCTAGCTAAATTAAAACGGGTAATCCAGGGCGGATTTGACTTTCTAATCAGCATTAGTGTTCCCATGATCGTTGGCGGCTATTTTGCCGGCGAAAGCTTAATGACCCTTGTCGCTGGTAAAGATTTTATTATTTCCGGACAAATCATCAAAATTTTACTGATCGCCACCGGACTGATTTTTATGGCGGGATTGTTTGGCTACGCTATCGTCGCTATTGGCGAACAAAAAAAGATGATCAAGTTCTATGCCGGCAACGCCATCTTTGCTATCGTCGGCTATATTTATTTTATCAATCGTTATTCCTATTGGGGTGCGGCCTGGATGACTGTGGCCACCGAACTGATTATGTTGCTCTCAACAATATATATCCTTAAAAAACAAATCAGTTTCTTACCACGGATTACTATTATTTATAAAGCGCTGGGGGCTAGTGTTGTTATGGCTTTATTCTTGGCGTACATACCATTAGCTAATTTCGTACTTTTAGTTCTGGCAGGCGCAACCATCTATGTAATTTGTCTATACATCTTTGGTGGATTTGATAAAAAAATAATTCAAGAAATTATCAGCGTTAAAAAACATGAAGGCATTAGTCATTAATGACAAAATTTACGGCCGTTTTACTATCACTGAACCGGTGCTAATTGAGCTCATCACTTCCCCTTCCCTCCAACGTCTTAAAAAGATTGAGCAGCACGGAACCTGGCAGTTCCATAAAACGTATCGACACCAATTTAACCGTTATGAACATTCAGTTGGCGTCATGCTGCTATTACGGCACTTTCAGACCTCGCTTGATGAACAAGTCCACGGCTTACTGCACGACATTTCACATACCGCTTTTTCCCATGTTTCTGATTTTCTATTTGGGTCCGATTCGATGAAGCACGACTACCAAGATAACCGAATCGCCAAGGCTTATGAACTACAAGGCATTAATAAGATTCTAAAAAAACACGGAATTGATTCACAATATATTTTAAATGAAAAAAATTTTCCGCTGGCCGAAAACTTGCTGCCCGACCTTTGTGCTGACCGGATTGATTATACCCTACGCGATCCCTGGGGCCGTGATCTAACCGCTGTTGATCCAAAACTGATTTTCAAAAATTTGCGCGTCGTTAACCAAAAATTTGCCTTTACTTCAAAAACCTGGGCAAAAAAATTCGCCAAACTCAACTTTTTACTCAACCAAAATGTTTGGTGCCACCCAATGCAAGTATCAATCTATGTTTTGTCAGCCAACATGCTACGTGAGGCGCTAAACCAAAAAATTATCACCAAAAAAGATCTTTATTTGACCGACAAACAAGTAACTACCAAACTCAGACGAGCTAAAAATCCAATGGTTACCTCCTACCTAAAACAGATCCAGGCCCTAAAAGTAAAGGAAGTTAGCCGACATCACGCCGATTTTGTTCGTTCATCAAAACCCCGGATTGTTAACCCCTTTTTCATTAATGGCCAAAAGCTAACCCGGCTCATGGATGTTGACGCTCAATACAAGAAACAGACCGCTACTTGGGTCAAAAAAGTCAAAAGAGGCTTTAATATAAAAATTATTAATTCGTAATTATGTTTTGGTTTGATTTTGCCTGGGACATCCAACATGTTTTAAACCAGTGGTGGTGGCAGATTAATTTTTTGCTATTAATCGTTTTTGTTCTACTAATCCGGCTCACCTGGAAAAAACCAATTAACGGTCTAGCATTAACCATTGTACTCTTACCCACCTACCTAATACGGTCGCAGATTTGGTTTTTACCTTTTACTTACTTAGAAATTTGTATCTGGGCAGTGTTTCTGACTTGGTTCATTAAAAATCTGACCACTAAAAACAGCCTACAATATTTCAGTAATCCGTATCGGGCGCCAATCATCCTAATCATAATCGCGGCCACTATTTCACTATTTATCTCGCCAGAAGTTCGGCAAGCGGCCGGCCTATGGAAAGCGTACTTCATTGAACCAATCATGCTGTTTACCGTTGCGGCAAACACTATTAAAAATAAATCTGACAAAGAAACTATACTTTGGGCCCTGGGATTATCCACTCTCACCATCTCTTTGTTGGCAATCTACCAAAAATTCAGCGCCTTTGGCATTTTCCAACCAGCCTGGGTTGCAAGCGACCATCGCCGGGTTACCTCAATCTTTAGTTCGCCAAACGCCGTTGGACTGTATCTCGGGCCAATTATTATACTGTACAGCACTTGGATTATTAATGATTTTAAAAAAATTAAAGCCACTGTTTTAAAATTTATCATCATGTTGCCCGCTTTATTGGCCGTATGGTTTACCGTATCACAAGGTACTTGGCTTGGCTTGGCGGCCGCAACAGTTTTTTTGGCATTTTTTGGTTGGGATAAAAAGAAGACGATTTTGTTAGTTATCGCTGGCGGGCTTATTCTCTTTGCTACGCCCGTAATTCGCGAAAAGGCTTGGCCGATCCTAACTTTTGCCGACGCTTCGGGACAAAACCGTTTAATTCTAATTAGTATGAGCGCTGATTACCTTGGCACCAGCGCCAAAAATTTTCTGCTCGGCGCAGGTATCCTGGGATTTGCCGACATCCAAAATCAATTACGAGATCCGCTAAAACTTGAAGCGCTTCTCTACCCTCACAACATTGTTTTAAACTTTTGGCTGGAAATTGGCCTACTGGGGTTAATTGGCTTTGGCTGGATTATTGCGAAATTCTACTACAAAGGCTTAAAACAACTGCAAGCCAGCCCGGACTGGATTACCCTTGGCGTTTTAGCCGCCATGATCACTGTTCTAATCCACGGACTAATTGACGTTCCCTATTTTAAAAATGATCTGGCGGTTTTGTTTTGGTTAATTGTGGCACTGCTTTAAAAAAGACAAAACAAAAACCCGGTCGCCTAACACGACCGGGTTTTTTACATTCTTATCGTCGGAAGAAACTGTCGACAATTTCTTTGGCTCGATCTTTGCCGCCGAGACCAAAGGCAATGCCTCCGGCCAAAGCAATCATGAAGACCAAGCCGGTAAACAATATCTGAATTAGTTCTGTAGCAACGCGCAATTGAATCAGCGCGGCCATTGAGGTAAACACCAAAATAGCCCACTGGGCAATGTTAGCCAACACCTGTGCTTCTTCGATTTTAGCCGCCGTCGCCGTTTCACGAACCAGCGTGTGAACAAAATTTCCAACAATAATACCAACAATTAGTATGACAATGGAAATAATCACATGTGGAATGTACAGCACGACTGACTGCAAAAACTGAGAAATTTGATTCAATCCCAGGATATCGGCCGCGGCCACCAAAGCAATTGCATACAGAAACCACGTCACCAATAGACCAAGCGCTTCACTGACTGCCAGCTTAAAGCCGATCTTTTCCAAGATTTTTTTCAAGCCGGTGGTCTCCATGGCCCGATCAACATAAATTTTTTTCAAGCCGGTTGCAACTAATTTGCCAAGCGATGAAGCGGCAAACAAAATAACAATAAAAACAATCGCCGCACCAATAATGCTTGGAATTAAATTAACAAACTTGAACCAAATTTCGACAAAGGAAGCAGTCAACACTTCTCCCCAGTCGGTTAATGATGACATAGGATATTCTCCTGTTTTTGCCTGATGGCAAAGCGTTAAATCTTTTAAGCACGCTCCTAGATTACTGAGCGCCGGTGGCCACAATCAACTGAGTAATGACGAAGCTGGCGATGGCGTACGAAACGAAGATGATAACCAAACCGATAATACCGGCGGTAATAATCTTTTTAGCCTGACCAACTTTTTCTTCGTTACCGGCTGAAGTCAACCAGACGAAACCTCCATACAGAATAATAACGATTGCAATAATACCTAAGAATCCGAGCA
This region of Candidatus Buchananbacteria bacterium genomic DNA includes:
- a CDS encoding HD domain-containing protein — encoded protein: MKALVINDKIYGRFTITEPVLIELITSPSLQRLKKIEQHGTWQFHKTYRHQFNRYEHSVGVMLLLRHFQTSLDEQVHGLLHDISHTAFSHVSDFLFGSDSMKHDYQDNRIAKAYELQGINKILKKHGIDSQYILNEKNFPLAENLLPDLCADRIDYTLRDPWGRDLTAVDPKLIFKNLRVVNQKFAFTSKTWAKKFAKLNFLLNQNVWCHPMQVSIYVLSANMLREALNQKIITKKDLYLTDKQVTTKLRRAKNPMVTSYLKQIQALKVKEVSRHHADFVRSSKPRIVNPFFINGQKLTRLMDVDAQYKKQTATWVKKVKRGFNIKIINS
- the ruvB gene encoding Holliday junction branch migration DNA helicase RuvB, with product MIESEQNRIIDPAEQQPDAAFDVSLRPKNLSEFIGQQKIKDNLQIFMDAAKGRREPIEHVLLYGPPGLGKTTLAHIIANEMGVNIRVTSGPALERSGDLAAILTNLENGDILFIDEIHRMNKIIEEILYPAMEDFALDIVIGKGPSARTLRLDLPRFSIIGATTKISLLSSPLRDRFGNIYHLNFYEDEEITQIVGRSSSILDVKLDQPAAREIASRARKTPRIANRLLKRIRDFAQVKHNGLINQDITKQALTMLDIDEFGLDEVDRKILEVIITKFDGGPVGLNTIAAATGEEMSTIEDVYEPFLIQTGFLKRTPKGRMATELAYRHLGLDDTKNRHKLL
- a CDS encoding PH domain-containing protein produces the protein MIKFFIPHRKDGEKIIFFLRRHPFTIAIKIVFWAIVAIMPLAFHLILEDTVSSLLTNQYIAPIIILFLSLYYLYVWLFMFHSFVDYYLDVWIVTNHRVINIEQKGLFSRTVSEQKMYRIQDVTSELKGLFGTFLDFGTVYIQTAGEQARFIFKQIPQPQEVARKINQLVEENKKYHELEIQKNGREAD
- a CDS encoding O-antigen ligase family protein, which translates into the protein MFWFDFAWDIQHVLNQWWWQINFLLLIVFVLLIRLTWKKPINGLALTIVLLPTYLIRSQIWFLPFTYLEICIWAVFLTWFIKNLTTKNSLQYFSNPYRAPIILIIIAATISLFISPEVRQAAGLWKAYFIEPIMLFTVAANTIKNKSDKETILWALGLSTLTISLLAIYQKFSAFGIFQPAWVASDHRRVTSIFSSPNAVGLYLGPIIILYSTWIINDFKKIKATVLKFIIMLPALLAVWFTVSQGTWLGLAAATVFLAFFGWDKKKTILLVIAGGLILFATPVIREKAWPILTFADASGQNRLILISMSADYLGTSAKNFLLGAGILGFADIQNQLRDPLKLEALLYPHNIVLNFWLEIGLLGLIGFGWIIAKFYYKGLKQLQASPDWITLGVLAAMITVLIHGLIDVPYFKNDLAVLFWLIVALL
- a CDS encoding flippase, with amino-acid sequence MSEVQKIAHNTIIQLIGKALTIGLALIIFGFIARYLGQGGFGHYSTIYAYMAIFGILVDLGLQMTTTKMISDPAENENTIINNALAIRFISSFLFLTLAAFIAVLMPYGTIVKLGIIIAVAGFTASALTTVLTSHFQKNLTTHQMVIAELAGKTATLTLVIMAIKLNVGLLGVVSATMLDSVIVCAAAWGFANKTLRLRLAFDPEVWQKIFSATWPIGITIALNLIYFKGDIFIMSLIKTPNDVGLYAAPYRVLEVLINFVYLILGLLLPLLAAAWAVKDLAKLKRVIQGGFDFLISISVPMIVGGYFAGESLMTLVAGKDFIISGQIIKILLIATGLIFMAGLFGYAIVAIGEQKKMIKFYAGNAIFAIVGYIYFINRYSYWGAAWMTVATELIMLLSTIYILKKQISFLPRITIIYKALGASVVMALFLAYIPLANFVLLVLAGATIYVICLYIFGGFDKKIIQEIISVKKHEGISH